The following DNA comes from Thermococcus celericrescens.
TCGGGAGACGAACTTCATAATGCGCCGTATCTACAACGAGGGCCTTGGAAGGGCCGTCAGGACCTTCGGGCCGAAGAGGGTCCAGCAGGCCCTCCTGAAGACCTACCACGCACTCTACGCGGCGGGGGTAATCTGAGTCCGTGAGAGAAAAGCTTTTTTACGGCTTCATCTTTCTTTAAACGCTATGAAGAGGGTTAAGTTCGACGCCAAATTTACCGCGCTCACGGTTGGAGTCCTTGTCATTCTGGTTCTCCAGGCGGCCGGTTTACTCTACGGAATAAACGAATGGGTTAACTCAAATCTCCCCCTCGTTGACACTCCCGTTATGAACTTCCTCACGATGCTTGGAGGCGACGTATTCCTTGTTCTGTTTGCAATCTTCGCCTTTCTCGTCGAGAGGCGTGAAAGGGGCGGAATTTCGGCCGGTACCGCGGCCTTTCTCCTTGCGGTGGCCTTCGGTCTCGCCGCCGTCGGCGCTCTCAAGCTCATCTTCGCTGAGCCGAGGCCGAGGCCAGACTACGGAACCTACGCCTTCCCCTCGGGCCACGCCTTCAGGGCAGCGGTGATAGCGGCCTACGGCTCGGACAGGTGGAGGAAGTACGCTCCAGCCTTCTGGGTGTACGCCGTTGGAATAGCCCTCACGAGGCTCTTCCTCCACGTTCACTGGTTGGGCGACGTGCTATTCAGCCTGCTCTTTGCCCCCTGGCTCTACCTCCTGCTCAAATCA
Coding sequences within:
- a CDS encoding phosphatase PAP2 family protein, with the protein product MKRVKFDAKFTALTVGVLVILVLQAAGLLYGINEWVNSNLPLVDTPVMNFLTMLGGDVFLVLFAIFAFLVERRERGGISAGTAAFLLAVAFGLAAVGALKLIFAEPRPRPDYGTYAFPSGHAFRAAVIAAYGSDRWRKYAPAFWVYAVGIALTRLFLHVHWLGDVLFSLLFAPWLYLLLKSLLGGKFE